From Nycticebus coucang isolate mNycCou1 chromosome 6, mNycCou1.pri, whole genome shotgun sequence, the proteins below share one genomic window:
- the PAQR5 gene encoding membrane progestin receptor gamma isoform X2 — protein MLWRTLWCWPLAPQPLAVVTSCGLLWNYNLVEGSPPLPWPVCLLFLCCSLSPVLLFLLLFFPIDSALQPERLVRLPLGKHFFRPGEMLSQVSGNPCFGGWPSPARARFLRVFLEVQRPGLCKVLRVLAFAYPYAWDSLPIFYRLFLFPGESARNEATLYHQKHMVMTLLASFLYSAHLPERLAPGRFDYIGHSHQLFHVCVILATHMQMEAILLDKTLRREWLLATSRPFSFPQIAGAILLCVIFSLSNIIYFSAALYRIPEPELHKKET, from the exons ATGCTTTGGAGGACCCTGTGGTGCTGGCCCCTCGCTCCTCAACCTCTGGCTGTGGTGACATCGTGTGGCCTGCTGTGGAATTACAACTTGGTAGAGGGAAGCCCCCCTCTGCCGTGGCCCGTCTGCCTTCTTTTCCTCTgttgctctctctctcctgttctgctttttctccttctttttttccccatagacTCGGCTTTGCAACCGGAGAGGCTGGTCCGTTTGCCCCTGGGGAAGCACTTTTTCAGGCCGGGAGAAATGTTGTCTCAAGTCTCAGGAAATCCATGCTTTGGGGGATGGCCCTCGCCAGCCAGAGCCAGATTTCTTCGTGT GTTCCTTGAAGTCCAGAGACCCGGGCTTTGTAAGGTGCTCCGTGTCCTTGCCTTTGCTTATCCCTACGCCTGGGACTCCCTCCCCATCTTCTACAGG CTATTCCTGTTCCCAGGGGAGAGTGCACGAAATGAAGCCACCTTGTACCACCAGAAGCACATGGTCATGACCCTCTTGGCCAGTTTCTTGTACTCTGCACACCTGCCAGAGCGCCTAGCCCCTGGACGCTTTGACTACATCG GTCACAGTCACCAGCTGTTCCACGTGTGTGTGATTCTGGCCACCCACATGCAGATGGAAGCCATACTTCTGGACAAGACTCTGAGGAGGGAATGGCTCCTGGCCACCTCTAGgcccttctctttccctcagATAGCTGGAGCCATACTTCTGTGCGTCATCTTCAGCCTCAGTAACATAATTTATTTCTCAGCTGCTCTGTATCGGATTCCCGAGCCAGAattacataaaaaagaaacatga